A genomic region of Microscilla marina ATCC 23134 contains the following coding sequences:
- a CDS encoding fibronectin type III domain-containing protein produces MRIHLFKCLIIAGALLLGASGYTTAQQNYSVKLIATVARPVSPYLSNFGYSHSLQLTMILNGLTSYSGYLRIKLESVDGRGIVIQTRDNYRPLLDLGPSQTLSGVELGEYFKQEHLEFVGLSRQQYLRTRRIPDGIYRLSFSFVDRFRANVLVSNVDILSQKTLRVFALQPPILNFPLMMSQTNRSNQSLKPIPISWTRPANTPFNPEYELVLNELRPDCQNQYANINANNQAASRISQGEIFNCLGPEIFRASTTSLTYNYGMQAEPALGLGKWYAIRIQARDPQGRTLFINDGVSQIRVFRYGKPCPIPIRLKATALNPYQVQLDWDALPDHTGYTLHFKREGDAYKWYTKRALSNRTQINDMEPGVSYSFKLTANCNAFGSEETATVDFRMPTPKPTGVQCGKPLVVDLSNQTPISNLRVGDKIMAADFEFTLVEVKPLGGGWFSGRAYTHINYFQGARVFARFDRIKINTDKRLIDGELTTTGAGTQIIPDEWRDQYLSFTGEINNLFDEIERGLDKIDQAMGKIDQVLKKVEQWVKNYNGPDKAELLETIQIGKKAIEEGKEAMDKGKVTEGLKKLKDGSGKVIKAATKIIGNRLQKLFASLKDIIKEIVQELKGKSKKTIKKSQTEQATQKKEMAVAIEEIQRKRAAMSLPKPKEEVDTGAVAVIYFYEVPKQVEVSEEEWRQRTKNGAMARWAKARDKLVSVVSKLKIELFKFDTLTKMSGGQLLETLKGNIQKDIESLGQGLIQKFMEGDGIEALKVFIRKFIHEKIDERIRVIYKKD; encoded by the coding sequence ATGCGTATCCATTTATTCAAGTGCCTTATTATTGCGGGAGCTTTGCTCTTAGGAGCGAGTGGTTATACCACCGCCCAGCAAAATTACAGTGTCAAGCTCATCGCTACCGTAGCGAGACCAGTGTCGCCCTACCTCTCAAACTTCGGATACAGCCACTCGCTTCAATTGACCATGATTTTAAACGGTTTAACTTCTTATTCTGGCTATTTACGAATCAAATTGGAAAGCGTGGATGGGCGGGGAATTGTCATACAAACCAGGGACAATTATCGACCTTTGCTCGACCTGGGACCTAGCCAGACCCTCAGCGGTGTAGAATTGGGCGAATATTTTAAACAGGAACATTTAGAGTTTGTGGGGCTAAGTAGGCAACAGTATTTGAGAACGAGGCGTATTCCTGATGGTATCTATAGGTTGTCCTTCTCATTCGTGGATAGATTTAGAGCCAATGTCTTGGTGTCTAATGTAGACATTCTGTCGCAAAAAACACTGAGGGTATTTGCTTTGCAGCCACCCATTCTGAATTTTCCGCTAATGATGAGTCAGACCAATCGAAGCAATCAAAGCTTAAAACCCATTCCGATCAGTTGGACAAGACCCGCCAACACTCCTTTCAATCCTGAGTATGAATTAGTATTGAACGAGCTACGCCCCGATTGTCAAAACCAATATGCGAATATAAACGCAAATAACCAAGCCGCCAGCCGAATATCTCAAGGCGAAATATTCAATTGCCTGGGTCCCGAAATATTTCGTGCCAGCACAACTAGCCTGACTTACAACTATGGCATGCAAGCCGAACCTGCCCTGGGCTTGGGCAAATGGTACGCCATTCGCATCCAGGCGCGCGACCCCCAGGGCAGAACCTTGTTTATCAACGACGGTGTGAGTCAGATTCGAGTATTTCGTTATGGCAAACCCTGCCCCATCCCGATTCGCTTAAAGGCAACTGCCCTCAATCCCTACCAGGTACAACTCGACTGGGATGCCCTGCCCGACCACACAGGTTATACCCTACACTTCAAGCGCGAAGGCGATGCCTACAAATGGTACACCAAACGTGCCCTTTCCAACCGCACCCAAATCAACGATATGGAACCCGGAGTGTCCTATTCGTTCAAACTTACCGCCAACTGCAATGCCTTTGGCAGCGAAGAAACCGCCACCGTAGATTTTAGAATGCCCACCCCCAAGCCCACCGGAGTACAATGCGGCAAACCCTTGGTGGTAGACCTCAGCAATCAAACTCCTATCTCAAATTTGCGAGTAGGCGACAAAATAATGGCAGCCGACTTTGAATTTACCCTGGTAGAAGTCAAACCCCTGGGGGGAGGTTGGTTTTCCGGGCGAGCCTATACCCACATCAATTATTTTCAGGGAGCCAGGGTATTTGCCCGGTTCGACCGCATCAAGATCAACACCGACAAACGCCTCATTGATGGGGAATTGACGACCACTGGGGCAGGTACCCAAATCATACCCGACGAGTGGCGCGACCAGTACCTGAGCTTTACGGGCGAAATCAACAATTTATTTGACGAGATAGAAAGAGGGCTGGACAAGATAGACCAGGCAATGGGCAAAATAGACCAGGTACTCAAAAAAGTAGAACAGTGGGTAAAAAACTACAATGGCCCCGACAAAGCCGAGTTACTGGAAACGATCCAGATTGGTAAAAAGGCGATTGAGGAGGGGAAGGAGGCAATGGATAAAGGCAAGGTAACAGAAGGGTTAAAAAAGTTGAAAGATGGCAGTGGGAAGGTGATCAAGGCAGCGACCAAAATCATTGGTAACCGTTTGCAAAAACTCTTTGCCAGCCTCAAAGACATTATCAAAGAAATAGTACAGGAGCTAAAGGGTAAGAGTAAAAAAACAATTAAGAAGAGTCAGACTGAGCAAGCAACTCAGAAGAAAGAAATGGCAGTAGCCATTGAAGAGATACAGCGCAAACGGGCTGCTATGAGTTTACCAAAACCCAAAGAGGAGGTCGATACTGGTGCGGTAGCGGTCATCTATTTTTATGAAGTCCCCAAGCAGGTAGAAGTTTCAGAGGAGGAGTGGAGGCAACGGACAAAAAATGGTGCAATGGCTCGCTGGGCAAAAGCCAGAGACAAGTTGGTTTCTGTAGTGAGCAAGCTTAAAATAGAACTTTTTAAATTTGACACGCTTACAAAAATGAGCGGAGGCCAATTACTGGAAACCCTCAAAGGCAATATTCAAAAAGACATTGAGTCGTTGGGACAAGGACTGATTCAAAAATTTATGGAGGGAGATGGAATAGAGGCACTTAAGGTGTTTATTCGGAAATTTATCCACGAAAAAATTGACGAACGTATTCGTGTAATTTACAAAAAGGACTAA
- a CDS encoding polymorphic toxin-type HINT domain-containing protein, whose protein sequence is MRKKLTGILAIILLAISFGLQATDTTYVAKYKDNKRVEQMVILLNQQIARNAYLPTIDQNYVIDGKFEITNQRTFGAQVTAELNEQLKKLNEAKEATKQVDFYVIIPPPIIQRSTDIVIGGKGNGTSANDIQKKGFESNSIKESIKAAYSFTRQVYQRSKLASAKRIGLLLNLDSFIGVFNNKKREYFFPCLAFGNRLSAGMVKRGVQEVMERLKQRSSLWKTNQGGSVKGQNMTNLKLDKTSIIDFTKVCISTMQVFIGTEVFAADTTTYQFKSNIETRLSQLSFTNKAAIIARVKTFDKKHLFGTSNDRLVVEDYAGVLDPKTFYAFFKQDSFLKQFLSKKTLHDFTLEVFTTSDASVEASRTDFASDIKGKTAHQLAYERPLAPKGVRISLHFRYEKGQKVITQWVMRLGEALWFSKGRKTIKVIPVKQPTIKTFDDFVKVSLAYIKGGLELNLNLLKQLKIDEKVWNNPDLEEPGKTIYPLLIGVYNGLIDQVASVPESILEIIGLLNEIARYAVDKDYRAKIDQALAKLKDVDLQKILDDKIAEEQKKLTKINNPSYYLGNMLTQVIIEVITGKGLVKVLKESVDTFKKRNKKKGKGKDGDNNKGKGKQKKPEIIVNNALLAEYVTYKDKKKVKSKTTVGKGQTTTKEGEKLLTINKLQKKGTYSKAYVIKKIVDKAFKKPTKLKGIFATSENTEVGRWAKSKGYQTVKIKGGVKFVKAPTIYVFQQQYRSKATWIAVDNQHKNNKAEQKHWLYTASFKKNGKEARLLYFEKKQAANSYQNKPAIFEAIYAKINAKYKVTSIFIPKTNKSVFEVVRKGGNIEELRAKDKQKQLKGDVISWALRKKKKNNNKTAFNYAFITYGKKGIVDGVKLTRTACFPAGTPIFLGISEDTGKPHYAPIETIRSGDVVPSFKAPSGKVNFQQVKGVSQSIAEELIKVYAGGKLALMPTPEHPFWVASKWLAASELKQGDSLWLFNGQQVAIDSVVRIDTVVRVYNFEVAHNHTYFVGELGVGVHNNCAEEALEEALDIVGQAVLSNIAEVSKEEFLDESDQNYEYFYRAMGTNEFYSNGMGLIVGKYDEDSEEWLGEPSFVASDLQYLIASGSGKQQGLLRRSDQQGVYQVVVKYKMKIGTTTVLDENSVNHGTSGAKIKKLIKKRSVSRKREGERFLGYKHYTYGFHADIANDHFHPHIVEIVYVKVNNLID, encoded by the coding sequence ATGCGTAAAAAACTTACTGGAATACTTGCAATTATTCTGCTCGCCATTTCTTTTGGTCTACAAGCCACCGACACTACCTATGTTGCCAAATATAAAGACAATAAACGCGTAGAGCAAATGGTTATTTTGCTCAATCAACAAATTGCGCGTAATGCCTACCTGCCCACGATTGACCAAAACTATGTGATAGATGGTAAGTTTGAAATTACCAATCAGCGTACTTTTGGTGCTCAGGTGACTGCTGAACTCAATGAGCAATTAAAAAAGCTGAACGAAGCTAAAGAAGCCACCAAACAAGTTGATTTTTATGTGATTATCCCCCCTCCCATTATCCAAAGGTCTACCGATATAGTGATTGGAGGCAAGGGAAATGGTACCTCAGCAAATGATATACAAAAGAAGGGTTTTGAATCCAATTCGATCAAGGAGTCCATCAAAGCTGCTTATAGTTTTACCAGACAAGTTTATCAAAGAAGCAAGCTTGCCAGTGCCAAACGTATTGGGCTTTTGCTCAATCTTGATAGTTTTATTGGGGTCTTCAACAACAAGAAAAGGGAATATTTCTTTCCGTGCCTGGCCTTTGGTAATCGTCTTTCGGCGGGTATGGTCAAGCGAGGTGTCCAAGAGGTGATGGAGAGGCTTAAGCAAAGGTCAAGCCTTTGGAAAACCAACCAAGGTGGTTCTGTTAAGGGACAAAATATGACCAATCTTAAGCTTGATAAAACCAGCATTATTGATTTTACAAAAGTGTGTATCAGCACCATGCAAGTGTTTATTGGTACCGAAGTATTCGCGGCAGATACCACAACCTACCAGTTTAAATCAAACATAGAGACCCGACTTTCTCAACTTTCTTTTACCAACAAAGCAGCGATCATTGCCAGGGTCAAAACATTTGATAAAAAACACTTATTTGGCACAAGTAACGATCGCTTGGTGGTTGAAGACTACGCAGGGGTGTTGGACCCCAAGACATTCTATGCCTTTTTTAAGCAAGATTCTTTTCTGAAGCAATTCTTGTCAAAGAAAACCCTTCACGACTTTACGCTTGAGGTATTTACTACTTCTGATGCCAGTGTAGAAGCCTCACGTACAGATTTTGCCTCTGATATCAAAGGCAAAACTGCCCATCAATTGGCTTATGAGCGCCCTCTAGCCCCCAAAGGGGTCAGAATAAGCCTGCACTTTAGGTACGAAAAAGGTCAAAAAGTAATTACCCAATGGGTGATGCGTTTGGGCGAAGCTTTGTGGTTTTCGAAGGGGCGCAAAACTATCAAAGTCATCCCAGTTAAACAACCCACCATCAAAACCTTTGATGACTTTGTAAAAGTAAGTTTGGCGTATATCAAAGGAGGGTTAGAACTCAACCTTAACTTATTAAAACAACTTAAAATAGACGAAAAAGTATGGAATAACCCTGACCTCGAAGAACCAGGAAAAACAATTTACCCATTATTGATTGGAGTCTATAATGGCTTAATAGACCAGGTAGCCTCGGTTCCTGAAAGCATTTTAGAGATCATTGGTCTTTTGAATGAAATTGCCCGCTATGCAGTAGACAAAGATTACCGAGCCAAAATTGATCAAGCCCTGGCAAAACTCAAAGACGTTGATTTACAAAAAATACTAGATGATAAGATTGCCGAAGAGCAAAAGAAACTGACCAAAATCAACAATCCCTCTTATTATTTGGGCAATATGCTTACCCAGGTCATTATAGAAGTCATCACAGGTAAGGGACTGGTGAAAGTCTTGAAAGAAAGCGTAGACACATTCAAGAAGCGTAACAAGAAAAAAGGAAAAGGGAAGGATGGAGATAATAACAAAGGTAAAGGCAAACAGAAAAAGCCTGAAATCATTGTAAACAATGCCTTGCTTGCCGAATATGTAACGTATAAAGACAAGAAAAAAGTCAAGAGCAAGACGACGGTGGGTAAAGGGCAAACCACTACTAAAGAAGGCGAAAAACTGCTTACTATCAACAAATTACAAAAGAAAGGCACCTATAGCAAAGCTTATGTAATCAAAAAAATTGTGGATAAGGCCTTCAAAAAGCCCACAAAATTGAAGGGCATTTTCGCTACTTCTGAAAATACAGAAGTAGGGCGTTGGGCAAAGAGCAAAGGCTATCAAACGGTAAAGATCAAAGGCGGGGTGAAGTTTGTGAAGGCACCAACAATTTATGTTTTTCAACAACAATATCGAAGTAAAGCCACTTGGATAGCAGTAGATAACCAGCATAAAAACAACAAGGCGGAGCAAAAACATTGGTTATATACTGCCTCGTTCAAAAAAAACGGCAAGGAGGCAAGGCTACTTTATTTTGAAAAGAAACAGGCCGCCAATAGTTATCAGAATAAGCCTGCGATTTTTGAGGCGATTTATGCAAAAATTAATGCCAAGTATAAGGTCACCAGTATTTTTATCCCCAAAACCAACAAAAGTGTTTTTGAGGTGGTTCGGAAAGGGGGCAATATTGAGGAACTTAGGGCAAAAGACAAGCAAAAACAACTCAAAGGCGATGTAATTAGTTGGGCTTTGCGCAAAAAAAAGAAAAACAACAATAAAACTGCTTTTAACTATGCCTTTATCACTTATGGTAAAAAGGGCATAGTAGATGGGGTAAAACTTACCCGCACTGCTTGTTTTCCAGCGGGCACACCTATCTTTTTGGGCATCAGCGAAGACACAGGCAAGCCACACTATGCCCCCATCGAAACCATTCGTTCAGGAGATGTAGTTCCTTCCTTTAAGGCCCCATCGGGCAAAGTAAATTTTCAACAAGTAAAAGGTGTTTCACAAAGTATTGCCGAAGAACTCATCAAGGTATATGCAGGGGGCAAACTGGCGTTGATGCCTACTCCTGAACATCCGTTTTGGGTAGCAAGCAAATGGTTAGCCGCTAGTGAGCTAAAGCAAGGTGATAGTCTGTGGCTATTTAACGGGCAACAAGTAGCCATTGATAGTGTAGTGCGGATTGATACTGTAGTAAGGGTGTATAACTTTGAGGTGGCTCATAACCATACTTACTTTGTGGGTGAGTTGGGGGTTGGGGTGCATAATAACTGTGCTGAAGAAGCTTTAGAGGAGGCTTTGGATATTGTAGGACAAGCAGTTTTATCAAATATAGCAGAAGTATCAAAAGAAGAGTTTTTAGATGAAAGTGATCAAAACTATGAGTATTTTTATCGTGCTATGGGTACAAATGAATTTTATAGCAATGGTATGGGGTTGATTGTGGGTAAATATGATGAAGATTCAGAAGAGTGGTTGGGAGAACCTAGTTTTGTTGCTTCGGATTTACAATATCTTATTGCTTCTGGTTCTGGAAAACAACAAGGGTTATTAAGAAGATCTGATCAACAAGGAGTTTATCAGGTAGTAGTGAAATATAAAATGAAAATAGGTACAACTACAGTGCTTGATGAAAATAGTGTTAATCATGGTACTTCAGGAGCTAAAATCAAGAAACTTATTAAGAAGAGGAGCGTGTCAAGAAAAAGAGAGGGTGAACGTTTTTTAGGTTATAAACACTATACTTATGGTTTTCATGCTGATATTGCAAATGACCATTTTCATCCCCATATAGTGGAAATTGTATATGTAAAGGTAAACAACTTGATAGATTGA
- a CDS encoding polymorphic toxin-type HINT domain-containing protein: MPTPEHPFWVAGKWRAASELRQGDSLWLYNGQQIAIDSVVRIVVRVYNFEVANNHTYFVGELGVGVHNDCVVVEYLLSNFVEKKQTFTWVNSGPLVKHLGDIGKGYKMLEEEIKKDSTLMDKKINDIVSELSADLKKELTESNFFIQYKTLSYQEVTNLYNSYLQLWKSEKSQRDSILNYISKNDPMVSSFAIWATYSTKKTLPPLADLKLNCWELVLLGAYLAGELDWKKIHEIYTNDRLGYEFSVDPSSAFQADFTKKLGLKSSSINFYRPVDMVEGKMVRRKISGGNIILFAKGRMFLKHVAIATGRQADDESPEVITFPSAPVEFGDRVPVALLSLKKLGQLFGGARAMYKIPKWK, from the coding sequence ATGCCTACTCCAGAACATCCGTTTTGGGTAGCGGGCAAGTGGCGTGCTGCCAGCGAGCTAAGGCAAGGCGATAGTTTGTGGCTCTATAATGGGCAACAAATTGCCATTGATAGTGTAGTGCGGATTGTAGTAAGGGTGTATAATTTTGAGGTGGCTAACAACCATACTTACTTTGTGGGTGAGTTGGGGGTTGGGGTGCATAATGATTGTGTGGTAGTAGAGTATTTATTATCAAATTTTGTTGAAAAAAAGCAGACCTTTACTTGGGTTAATTCTGGGCCATTAGTTAAACACTTGGGTGATATAGGTAAGGGGTATAAAATGTTAGAAGAAGAAATAAAAAAAGATTCTACTTTGATGGATAAAAAGATAAATGATATAGTATCAGAGTTATCTGCAGACTTAAAAAAAGAGTTAACAGAAAGTAATTTCTTTATCCAATATAAAACACTATCTTATCAAGAAGTAACTAATTTGTATAACAGTTATCTACAGCTGTGGAAATCAGAAAAAAGTCAACGTGACAGCATTCTAAATTATATATCCAAAAATGATCCGATGGTAAGTTCTTTTGCTATTTGGGCAACCTACTCTACAAAAAAAACACTTCCACCTTTAGCTGATTTAAAGCTTAATTGTTGGGAGTTGGTACTGTTAGGGGCGTATTTGGCTGGGGAACTTGATTGGAAAAAAATACACGAGATTTATACAAATGACCGTCTAGGGTATGAATTTTCAGTTGATCCATCCAGTGCCTTCCAAGCTGACTTCACAAAGAAGTTAGGACTTAAAAGTTCCTCTATTAATTTCTACCGCCCAGTTGATATGGTTGAGGGTAAGATGGTAAGGCGTAAAATATCGGGAGGAAATATAATATTGTTTGCTAAAGGTCGCATGTTCTTGAAGCATGTTGCTATTGCAACAGGACGTCAAGCAGATGATGAATCTCCAGAAGTAATCACATTTCCATCTGCACCCGTGGAATTTGGAGATCGAGTCCCAGTAGCATTGTTAAGCCTAAAAAAATTAGGGCAACTATTTGGTGGTGCTAGAGCAATGTATAAGATACCCAAATGGAAATAG
- a CDS encoding intein C-terminal splicing region domain protein: MSVIVAEAAAGVKMSDFKALKDKPQTEIDKAGQKTLVGNWAANLKLAGKPQEYKYTLVRNNNIRFAKTACFVAGTKIWLHDYSQKNIEDVLPEDTVRAFDVTTQQEVLGRVTHTMIKQSSTLIGVYTVADALWVTPEHPFYVNGKWMPAGSLKKGDQLTLLNYRQLLARKTRHLPRSAQVLIDSIVVKDTVATVYNFTVAKYHNYYVGNVGVLVHNNECRPKIKIHPDYIGLKQDPLAPYSYNIHNKKLEVYYPDTKTLIKTGFLCFVVINGKLVIGKGHYNLADEAKEVDAAGFLHIRNGSLVKISNASGHYIVSVGFAKTFFKEIFNELDIDISKTKIEALPDNYYAARPLLKNVGTKQPKRSPYKHKIENGILLVTEIDPIWQEPYEYAQMSMVITKSGDFRIGRGHYNLSEEADEVQLAGMFIYDLDGKTDFEKYDVSNDSGHYLPSYKFAVKYFKRLLTEQGLDVKRIKFSYSKY; this comes from the coding sequence GTGAGCGTGATTGTGGCAGAGGCGGCGGCGGGCGTCAAAATGAGTGATTTCAAAGCACTGAAAGACAAGCCCCAAACCGAGATAGACAAGGCCGGACAAAAAACCCTGGTGGGCAATTGGGCGGCAAACCTCAAATTAGCAGGCAAGCCCCAGGAATACAAGTATACCCTGGTGCGCAACAACAACATACGTTTTGCCAAAACCGCTTGCTTTGTGGCAGGCACCAAAATATGGCTACATGACTATAGCCAGAAAAATATCGAAGACGTACTCCCTGAAGACACGGTAAGAGCTTTTGATGTCACCACCCAGCAAGAAGTACTAGGCAGGGTTACCCACACGATGATCAAACAATCCTCCACTTTGATTGGCGTATACACTGTTGCCGATGCCTTATGGGTAACGCCTGAACATCCCTTCTATGTCAATGGAAAGTGGATGCCCGCAGGTAGCCTCAAAAAAGGTGACCAACTCACCTTGCTCAACTATCGTCAGCTCCTCGCCCGTAAAACCCGTCACTTGCCCCGCTCCGCTCAGGTATTGATCGATAGCATTGTTGTAAAAGACACGGTGGCTACAGTGTATAACTTTACTGTGGCGAAATACCATAACTATTATGTGGGGAATGTGGGGGTGTTGGTGCATAATAATGAGTGTAGACCTAAAATTAAAATTCATCCTGATTATATTGGTTTAAAGCAAGACCCATTAGCTCCTTATTCTTATAACATTCATAATAAAAAGCTAGAGGTATATTACCCTGACACAAAAACATTAATTAAAACGGGCTTTTTGTGTTTTGTAGTTATAAACGGAAAGTTAGTCATAGGTAAAGGACATTATAATTTAGCCGATGAAGCAAAAGAAGTAGACGCTGCAGGATTTCTTCATATTAGAAACGGCTCACTTGTAAAGATAAGTAATGCCTCTGGACATTATATTGTATCAGTTGGTTTTGCTAAAACATTTTTTAAGGAGATTTTTAATGAGTTGGATATAGATATAAGCAAAACAAAAATAGAAGCATTGCCCGATAACTATTATGCAGCAAGGCCACTGCTAAAAAATGTTGGTACAAAGCAACCTAAACGTTCTCCTTACAAACATAAAATTGAGAATGGTATCTTACTAGTTACAGAAATAGACCCTATTTGGCAAGAGCCTTATGAATATGCTCAAATGTCTATGGTTATTACAAAATCTGGTGATTTTAGAATTGGGCGAGGACACTATAACCTTTCAGAAGAAGCTGATGAAGTCCAATTGGCTGGGATGTTTATATACGATCTTGATGGAAAAACTGACTTTGAAAAATATGATGTATCCAATGACTCTGGTCATTATCTGCCATCATATAAGTTTGCTGTAAAATACTTTAAAAGACTATTGACAGAACAAGGTCTTGATGTCAAAAGAATAAAGTTTTCATACTCTAAATATTAG
- a CDS encoding IS3 family transposase has product MKQYDKEFKLMIVDLLESGQSAKQVSEDYKLNANMIRRWLREQRSNKESFTGKGNPSLSDSEKELHVLRKELAEVKLERDILKKAVGIFSRND; this is encoded by the coding sequence ATGAAACAATACGATAAAGAATTTAAATTAATGATCGTTGATTTGCTAGAATCAGGTCAATCTGCGAAGCAGGTATCTGAGGACTATAAACTCAACGCCAATATGATACGCCGTTGGCTTCGCGAACAACGGAGCAATAAGGAAAGTTTTACTGGCAAAGGTAATCCATCTCTAAGTGACTCAGAGAAAGAATTACATGTATTACGTAAGGAATTAGCCGAGGTAAAGTTAGAACGAGATATTTTAAAAAAGGCAGTAGGCATCTTCTCCAGGAACGACTGA
- a CDS encoding IS3 family transposase, with protein sequence MYINEHRKEFPVEKMCKVFGVSSNAYYNWLIKRKKIHVPYVARLMKEMGLQSKIRKKWVVTTQRAKTHPVADNLLDRQFEVSETGKAWVSDITYIRVGQSWAYLTTIIDLADRAVVGWSVSEDMTTENTIKKTWVAARKKRDIKEGFLLHSDRGVQYTCGQTRGIFDHHQKARQSMSRKGNFWDNAVAESFFKTIKYEELNHHQFQIIA encoded by the coding sequence ATGTATATTAATGAGCACCGGAAAGAATTTCCAGTTGAGAAGATGTGTAAGGTATTTGGTGTTAGCAGCAATGCGTATTATAACTGGCTTATCAAAAGAAAAAAAATACACGTACCTTACGTGGCACGCCTGATGAAAGAGATGGGTTTGCAAAGCAAAATACGCAAAAAGTGGGTAGTGACCACTCAACGAGCGAAAACCCACCCTGTTGCAGACAATTTGTTGGATCGTCAATTTGAGGTATCAGAAACAGGCAAAGCGTGGGTTTCTGACATCACTTATATACGTGTAGGACAAAGTTGGGCTTATTTGACAACAATCATTGATTTAGCTGATAGAGCCGTAGTAGGTTGGTCAGTAAGTGAAGATATGACCACCGAAAATACGATCAAGAAGACTTGGGTAGCTGCCCGGAAAAAACGTGACATCAAGGAAGGTTTTCTTCTACATTCGGACCGTGGCGTTCAGTATACTTGTGGACAGACCAGAGGAATCTTCGACCATCATCAAAAAGCTAGGCAATCTATGTCCAGGAAAGGAAACTTTTGGGACAATGCAGTGGCTGAAAGCTTTTTCAAGACTATCAAATATGAAGAACTTAACCATCATCAATTTCAGATCATAGCATGA